In Solanum lycopersicum chromosome 5, SLM_r2.1, the following are encoded in one genomic region:
- the LOC138348783 gene encoding uncharacterized protein: protein MNLPIFIGYKTAEDPQEFMDEVQKILVAMGATKIDKAELYSYKLKDVRKAWCKMWQDTRSLAGGLITWELFKKVFLGRFFPRAMIESKVEEFINLKQDSVTVNEYSCPSIGGGRNTFGVRARFKNGHQSAGRSISQRSASPKGGGIEPKKGNEGDVQYPTKKCVKCGRTNGRERRVGTNACFGCGKSRHGKSRRSLLTGDSYGANFLNISLWFT, encoded by the exons ATGAATCTTCCAATCTTTATAGGATATAAGACTGCAGAGGACCCTCAGGAGTTTATGGATGAGGTCCAAAAGATTCTTGTGGCGATGGGGGCCACGAAGATTGATAAAGCTGAGCTTTACTCCTATAAACTGAAGGATGTTAGAAAggcttggtgcaagatgtggcaggATACCAGGTCGTTGGCCGGAGGTCTGATCACATGGGAGCTGTTTAAGAAAGTTTTTCTTGGGAGGTTTTTCCCCAGAGCAATGATAGAGTctaaggttgaggagtttatcaaccttaagcagGACTCGGTGACTGTCAATGAGTATTCCT GTCCAAGCATAGGTGGTGGCAGGAACACTTTTGGAGTTCGTGCCAGATTTAAGAACGGACATCAGAGTGCAGGGAGATCTATCTCTCAGAGGAGTGCATCACCTAAAGGAGGAGGAATAGAGCCAAAGAAGGGAAATGAAGGTGATGTGcaatatcctacaaagaaatgTGTCAAGTGTGGCCGTACTAACGGTAGAGAGCGCAGAGTAGGCACAAATGCATGCTTTGGTTGCGGAAAGAGCCGACATG GGAAGAGCAGGAGAAGTCTGCTAACTGGTGACAGTTATGGTGCAAATTTTCTCAACATCTCTTTATGGTTTACTTGA